AGGGGTAGATTGTCTGCCCTCGAAAATGAAAGGGCACCTACAAGAGGTGCCCCTACTAGCTTCATTCTTTCAATCGGCAGTTCTTAGCCAGAACTTATTTAGCGAGAGGGAGCCTGACCAGGGGTGCGGCCACCTTCGTCATTGCTGCCACCACGGGGGCTAGAGTTGCCTGGATCGCAACCCTCGGCACCGTTACCAATGCCTTGGTTACAGTTTTGCTTGCCCTCTTTCTCGTCGTCTTGCTCTTGAGTCTGAGTTTCTTGCTCAGTTTCGGTCTCTTGCTCAGTTTCGGTCTCTTGCTCGGTTTGAGTTTCAGTTTGGGTGGTGCCCTGCTGAATCACATAGGGAGAAGAGAAGCTTTGAGCTTTACCTGTGCTAACCAAAGCTTGGTACAAGAACGCACAAACTTCTGCGCGAGTTGCTACGCGGTTGAGTTCTAAGCGATTGGTGTTGGGATAGTTGATCACGATTCCCCGCTCGGTCAGGGCCGCGATTAGCGTCCGGACATCAGCAGGAATAGTAGCTGCATCCCCATAACCTTGCAGCAAGGTTGCAACAGTGCTGGTGCTGCTGACGGAGGTGTAGTTTAAGCCTCTGGCTAAGGCTACCAACACATCCAGACGAGTCAGACGAGCAGTGGGGTTGAAGAGGCGATCGCTATCAGCACCAAAGAAGCCCATCGAGTAAGCTTCGCGAACAGCGGTGTAACCCCAATAACTAGTGGAGACATCACGAAACTCAATGGCTTCGCGAACGGCTCTTTGGTCAAAGGCTTTGCGCAACACTGCGGCAAATTGAGCCTTAGTAACTGCTTCGCTAGGACGGAAGGTATTGTCCGGGAAGCCCTCAACAATATTCTGTTGAGCCAAGCGAGCGATGAACTCATAGGCCCAGTAGCTACGAGAAACATCCGTAAAGCTACCTTGGGTAGTGCTGGTCGTGGTTTGCTGACCACCGGTTTGCTGGCCAGTAGAAGTAGTACCTTGGCCAGTAGTAGATTGGCTGGTTAGGCGAGCCATTAGAGTTTGGGTGGCAGCTTGGTCGAATGCCAATACTGAGCCAGTCGCGTTGGTACGATATACCCAAACTTCCTCGGAGCTGGCTACAACTACTCGGAAACCAGGAACATCACCAGGAGTGCAGGTAGATGCAGTGCCAGGAACACCTAAGCAGCTATCAGACCAAGTCTCTTGTTGGACGGAAACCACCCGCAGTTGAGTCGCTTGGACTTGGCTACGAGCCGTGATCGCTTGGTATACAGAGGTGGCGATCGCTTGAGTAAATCTAACTTGGCTGCTGCTAGATTGCGTAGTTGTGGTGGTTTGACGAGTTTCAGTAGTTTGAGTGGAACTGGTAGTCTGACTCGCAACGGTCCGAGTTGCAGCCTCGTCATACACAACTTGAGAGCCAGTGGCATTGGTGCGGAAGACCCAAGTTTTGTTATCACCTTCTACAAAAACCCGGTAGCCTGGAACGATCGCCTGGGTGCAACCAACACCAGCACCCCCCAGACCCAAACAACCATCGGACCACTCTACTCTCTCTGCTCTAGCGATTCGCAGGCTAGCAAGTGATATCTTCTGGCTGGTAGAGATTTGTTGGAGGATAGTTCTGGAAGCGCCTTCAGATAGTTCGACTTCCTCGCCACCATCGTCATCGCCATCATCGTCGTCGCTATCGTCGTCTCCACCATCATCGTCGCTGTCATCGTCACCATCATCACTATCGTCGTCGTCATCGTCTGACTGACTGATGAGCAACTCGCCAGACTGCTCTGTGGAAAGCTGTTGGCTAGTAACAGGTGAATTCGTGGCCTCAGCTTCCGAAGTTACAGCATTTGCTGGAGCAAAAGCAGTCATCGACAAAATCGTGGCAGCCAAAAATAGCTTGCCCAAAGAGGCCAAAATGCCTTGATTCATAGATCCTCACACTCACGTAAACGGTTAAAGAGACGGTTTTTAATTGGTATATGTTCCCTGATTGATGCCTTAGAGGTCTTTATGGCTGAGCGTAGGCCAAAAAATATATGATGAACGAAGACTATTTACAAATCTTAAGAAGATAGTGGGAATGACCCAGCAGTTAACAAAGACCAATATTTTTGAAAAACTGACTTGGACTTGGCGCGGCTACCCGATCCAGTACACCGTCATGGGCACTGGACGCCCACTGGTGCTGATTCATGGTTTCGGAGCCTCCATTGGCCATTGGCGCAACAATATTCCAGTTTTGGCAGCGGGTGGCTATCGAGTGTTTGCCTTGGATCTACTGGGGTTTGGTGGCTCGGCCAAGCCAGATATTGGATACAACTTAGAACTTTGGCAAGTGCTGCTCAAAGACTTTTGGGAAGAGCAGATTCAGCAACCTGCTGTTTTTGTGGGTAACTCCATTGGTGGCTTACTGAGCTTAATGGTGCTGGCTAATCATCCCGAAATTGCTGCTGGAGGCGTGCTGCTCAATTGTGCGGGAGGGCTAAATCATCGCCCCGATGAACTGGTGCTGCCCTTGCGCTTGATTATGGCTACTTTTACCAAACTGGTCAGTTCTCCCCAATTTGGTCCGTTTTTGTTTAACCGAGTTCGCCAAAAACATCGCATTCGGAACACGTTGCGTCAGGTTTATCGCAATGCTGAAGCGGTGACGGATGAACTCGTAGACTTGCTTTATGCCCCATCCTGCGACGAAGGTGCCCAACGGGTCTTTGCGTCTATTCTGACGGCCCCTCCTGGCCCTACTCCCACAGAATTGCTGCCCCAAGTCCAGTGCCCCTTGCTGGTGCTCTGGGGAGAACGTGACCCTTGGACTCCGATCAGAGGAGCAGAGGTTTACCGGAAGCTGAGCGATCGCGAACCTGGGGAAGACGTGCCTCCAGTGCGTTTTGTCGCCATTCCTGACACAGGCCACTGCCCACACGATGAGCGACCAGAAGTGGTGAATGCTCTAATTTTGGATTGGCTCGCAGAAACGGCTTTGTAAACTCATGCCCTGGAAAACTCATGACGGTCTTTGAAACGCCACGCCTGCTTTTACGACAATTCACTCAGGATGACGTGGATGACCTCGCGGCGATGTATGCTGACCCTGCTGTCATGACCTTTCTGGGTGGGGTTCGCTCTTACGAGACCACACAGCAGCATATTGAGCGCATCATCCAAAACTATCGGGAATACGGTTTTGGGCTGTGGGCGGCGATCCATAAGGGCGATCGCCGATTAATAGGTCGTTGTGGGCTGATTCCTCAGACCATTGAGGGACAAGGCCAAGTTGAGATTGGCTATTTGCTTGCCCACGCTTATTGGGGGCAGGGATTGGCGACGGAAGCAGCTACGGCGATTCGAGATTATGGGTTCAATACGGTGGGGTGCGATCGCTTGATTTCTCTGATCGATCCTCACAATTTGGCTTCGCAGCAGGTGGCGCTGCGAGTGGGTTTAACGTATGAAAAAGATGTGATTTTGTCGGACAAGCCGATTCGGGTTTATGCCATTTATAAGCCTGCTGACTCTTAGCATTGTTTAAGCTAGTTGAAACCGAACCTTTGGGGGTAAACGCTTCCAAACCCTCGCTGAAGGACGGTTGCGTCCCTCAGGCTCCCTCAAAAAGTGTGCTCGGGTTTTCGCGAACTTCTCTCTGTGATGGGATGCGGGCGATCGCTTTTGATTGTGTAATGAGGGGCGAGTGGTGACGGTTGCAACAGGAGGGAACGATGGCTAGCGATCGCAAAATTGCTGTGGTGACGGGTGCAAATCGAGGTTTGGGTTTGGAAACGTCGCGGCAATTAGCTAAGCAAGGCGTTTATATCATTCTCACGAGTCGTGATCAGGCGAAGGGACAGCCTGTCGTTCAGCAGTTGCAGTCTGAGGGGTTGGAGGTTGGATATCATCCCTTAGATGTGACTGATGCGGTCAGTGTGCAACAACTCGCCCAGTTTGTTCGTGACCAATTTGGCCATTTAGAAATTCTGGTCAATAATGCTGGCATTGGCCTTGATTTTGACAATGGCAGTCTCTTTAATCTACAAATTGAGACACTGGCGCAAACCTTACAGACCAATCTTTATGGCCCGATTCTGCTCTCCCAGGCACTCATTCCGCTGATGCAAATCCGGGGATATGGCCGAGTGGTGAATGTCTCTTCTGGAGCGGGGCAATTAAGCGAGATGAACAGCGGCTATCCCAGTTATCGAATGTCGAAAACGGCTCTCAATGCTTTAACTCGCATTCTGGCGAATGAGTTGCAAGGGAGCAATATCCTAGTGAACTCGGTGTGTCCCGGCTGGGTAAGAACAGATATGGGTGGCCCTGATGCCCCTCGTACGCCAGAGCAAGGAGCAGACACGATCGCCTGGTTAGCCACTCTACCGGATGGTGGCCCTACCGGAGGTTTCTTTCGCGATCGCCAACCTATCCCCTGGTAAAGCACCTTATAGATGAGATTTAGCCATTTCTGTGCTCACCCATGATTGCTGGGGCAAACTTAGGACATGGCTGCTTAATGACACTAAGGCGATCGCGGGTTTGGGAGACAGCAATCTAGCATGTTTAATGCCACAGAGCTTTTAATCGAAAACTTTTTAGAACAACTCAGAAGTGCCTACCAACGTACCTATGGCGGCTGGAAATCCGAATACCAGGAGATTATTGCCTGGGTAGGTAGCATGGCGCTAGAGAATATCGCCAACAGTGATGCGCTCTATCACAACGTGGAGCACACGATTCTCGTCACGTTGGTAGGACAGGAGATCCTACGGGGTAAGCATATCCGGGATGGAGGGGTCTCCTGCGATGATTGGCTGCACTGCATGATTTCTCTGCTCTGTCACGACATTGGCTATATCAAAGGGGTTTGCCGTCGCGATCGCCCAGGTTTATACGCTACGGGTATGGGTGACACCATGATTTCTCTGCCACCCGGAGCGACCGATGCCAGTCTCACGCCTTACCACATCGATCGCGGCAAGCTATTTATTGAGGAGCGGTTTGGCGGACACCCACTAATCGACGCCGAAGAAATTAAGCGCAATATTGAACTTACCCGTTTCCCGGTGCCAAACGATAGCGATCATCAAGACACAATTAACTACCCCGGTTTGCTCAGAGCCGCAGATTTAATTGGTCAACTGAGTGATGTTCGTTATCTGCAAAAAATTAATGCGCTGTTTTACGAATTTGAAGAAAACGGCACCAACAAACACTTGGGTTATCACCATCCTGGTGACCTACGGCAAGGCTACCCAAAGTTCTTCTGGAACGTGGTTTACCGCTACGTAGAAAACGCGCTCACTTATCTGCAATTGACGCAACAAGGCCAACAAATCATCGCCAATCTTTACGCCAATGTTTTTGTTATAGAACACGGTCCAGCAGTAATTTAAGAAAGGAGTTTAGAAGAGGAGCGATTGCTTTCTCCTCACCAATCTTCTCCAGAATTCCTCCAAGTGGGGGGTTGACGATGCTGGTTTTTCTCTGTTAGCGTCGTTGCATAAAGCTTGACAACTCGCAAAAGATTTTTTTGCAAATGCTATCTCTTCGCAGCAGCTACTTTTATTTTTGGTATATGGAGGTTCACTTGGAGTGAATCCAGCTTCGGCTGAATCTCCAGGTGGACCGCAGAAAACAGGCTCTGCGGTCTTTTGCTTTTTTAAGGATAGATTTCACTCACACAAAACCAAGACAGGACTGACGACTCGTGATGACTCCCCGCACCAAAGCAATTTCTCAGATGGCCGCAGCTAGCCTGTGTGCCCTTAACTTTGGTGATTGCCTAAAGACGCAGTGTTCCTACCTGCGTCTTTGTTTTTGGGGAAGCTGGTTTTATAGCTTTTACTTTTGGACCAGGAGTTCCGGGTAAAGTCGCCATGCTGCTCACTGCACGACCCGGAACTCTCACAAAGTTCCGGGTTTTTTGTTATCTCTCACTTCCTCACTCTCTCGGAGACCCATCATGTTAAACGCCAAACTCGCTAGCAAAGCCCACGCCAACCACAAAAGCGTGATTCAACTGTCTGATCACGTGACCGTTGGCGGTAAAGATCTGCTGATTGTCGGTGGCCCTTGCACTGTAGAAAACTTAGCCCAAATGGAAGCTGTGGCTAGCCGCTTACTCACAGCCCCGATCCAAGCCTTGCGGGGTGGAGTTTACAAGCCTCGTACCTCTCCCTACGCTTTCCAAGGCATGGGTTTGGAGGGCTTGGAGATTTTAGCCACGGTGCGGCAGCGCTACCACTTGCCTGTAGTGACTGAAGTGATGGCGATTTCTCAGATTGAGGAAATTGCTGCTCAGGCTGATATGTTGCAGATTGGTAGCCGCAACATGCAGAACTATGACTTGCTCAAAGCACTAGGCCAAGCAGGAAAACCGATTTTGCTGAAGCGGGGTCTCTCCGCCACCATTGAAGAATTTGTTTTGGCAGCGGAATACATCCTGGCTCACGGCAACCCTAATGTAGTGCTGTGTGAGCGGGGAATTCGTAGTTTCGACACCTACACGCGCAACGTCCTCGACTTGGGTGCGGTTGCTGCCCTAAGGCAAATCACCCATCTGCCGATCATTGTTGATCCGAGCCATGCCGCTGGGAAGCGCGAACTAGTAGCCGATCTAGCGAGAGCCGCGATCGCCTGTGGTGCTGATGGCCTGATCATTGAGTGTCATCCGGAACCAGAGCAATCAGTCTCGGATGCTCGCCAAGCCCTCTCTTTAGAAGAGATGGCGGAACTAGTCGCTAGCTTGAAGCCGATTGCGGTTGCGGTTGGGCGAGGCATTGCAGAAATGAATACCCGTCCTCTAGTTCCAGTTTTGGCGGGAATGGTGGGCGTCAAGTAACAAACAAGTAGCAAAGCAGATTCCAAACACTTACTTCAAAGGCTTGCCTCATGATCAGCATATAGAGGAATATGCCTTTATTCCCTGAAATGAGACTTCAGCTTTATGCCTGCCCTCAGTCAAGCAGCTAGTCTGCCGCTGCTTCCAGAACTGATTGATGGATTGCCCAATATTTCTGGCTGGGAGGCAGAAGTGCGATCGGTGGTGCAGCACGATCGCCCCATTTTTCTACCCACTACCAATATTCACCTTCAGGATGTCTCCGCTGCTTTTGCGATCGCCCTCCACATGCACCAGCCCATGATTCCCGCTGGGCCGCAAGGAGAGTTGATCAGCAACTTGCAGTATATGTTTGAGCATCCCTACGAAGGAGATAACCACAATGCTGGTCCCTTTGCCTACTGCTACAGCCGCATTGCCGACTTCATGATTGATCTGGTGCGGCAAGGTTGCAATCCTCGTATCATGCTGGACTACTCTGGCACTCTTTTGTGGGGACTGCGCCAGATGGGCCGGGGAGACATTCTAGACAACCTCAAGCGCATCACTTGCGATCGCACCTACCACCCCTATGTGGAGTGGCTCGGCACTTTCTGGGGACATGCGCTAGCCTCGACCACCCCAATTCCTGACCTGAAGCTGCACATTCAAGCTTGGCAACATCACTTTGCGGCCATCTTTGGCTGGGATGCTTTAGCGCGAGTGAAGGGATTTTCTCTGCCAGAGATGCATCTCCCCAATCATCCTGACACGCTATTTGAACTGGTAAAAGCTTTGAAGGAAGCGGGCTATCGTTGGCTTCTCCTACAAGCAGACACAGTAGAAACCACCACAGGCCAACCGCTATCGCAGCTCCATCTCCCGCATCAATTAGTCGCTCGCAACGCTGAGGGAGAA
This DNA window, taken from Trichocoleus sp. FACHB-46, encodes the following:
- a CDS encoding S-layer homology domain-containing protein, with amino-acid sequence MNQGILASLGKLFLAATILSMTAFAPANAVTSEAEATNSPVTSQQLSTEQSGELLISQSDDDDDDSDDGDDDSDDDGGDDDSDDDDGDDDGGEEVELSEGASRTILQQISTSQKISLASLRIARAERVEWSDGCLGLGGAGVGCTQAIVPGYRVFVEGDNKTWVFRTNATGSQVVYDEAATRTVASQTTSSTQTTETRQTTTTTQSSSSQVRFTQAIATSVYQAITARSQVQATQLRVVSVQQETWSDSCLGVPGTASTCTPGDVPGFRVVVASSEEVWVYRTNATGSVLAFDQAATQTLMARLTSQSTTGQGTTSTGQQTGGQQTTTSTTQGSFTDVSRSYWAYEFIARLAQQNIVEGFPDNTFRPSEAVTKAQFAAVLRKAFDQRAVREAIEFRDVSTSYWGYTAVREAYSMGFFGADSDRLFNPTARLTRLDVLVALARGLNYTSVSSTSTVATLLQGYGDAATIPADVRTLIAALTERGIVINYPNTNRLELNRVATRAEVCAFLYQALVSTGKAQSFSSPYVIQQGTTQTETQTEQETETEQETETEQETQTQEQDDEKEGKQNCNQGIGNGAEGCDPGNSSPRGGSNDEGGRTPGQAPSR
- a CDS encoding alpha/beta fold hydrolase, with translation MTQQLTKTNIFEKLTWTWRGYPIQYTVMGTGRPLVLIHGFGASIGHWRNNIPVLAAGGYRVFALDLLGFGGSAKPDIGYNLELWQVLLKDFWEEQIQQPAVFVGNSIGGLLSLMVLANHPEIAAGGVLLNCAGGLNHRPDELVLPLRLIMATFTKLVSSPQFGPFLFNRVRQKHRIRNTLRQVYRNAEAVTDELVDLLYAPSCDEGAQRVFASILTAPPGPTPTELLPQVQCPLLVLWGERDPWTPIRGAEVYRKLSDREPGEDVPPVRFVAIPDTGHCPHDERPEVVNALILDWLAETAL
- a CDS encoding GNAT family N-acetyltransferase, translated to MTVFETPRLLLRQFTQDDVDDLAAMYADPAVMTFLGGVRSYETTQQHIERIIQNYREYGFGLWAAIHKGDRRLIGRCGLIPQTIEGQGQVEIGYLLAHAYWGQGLATEAATAIRDYGFNTVGCDRLISLIDPHNLASQQVALRVGLTYEKDVILSDKPIRVYAIYKPADS
- a CDS encoding SDR family oxidoreductase — translated: MASDRKIAVVTGANRGLGLETSRQLAKQGVYIILTSRDQAKGQPVVQQLQSEGLEVGYHPLDVTDAVSVQQLAQFVRDQFGHLEILVNNAGIGLDFDNGSLFNLQIETLAQTLQTNLYGPILLSQALIPLMQIRGYGRVVNVSSGAGQLSEMNSGYPSYRMSKTALNALTRILANELQGSNILVNSVCPGWVRTDMGGPDAPRTPEQGADTIAWLATLPDGGPTGGFFRDRQPIPW
- a CDS encoding Npun_R2479 family HD domain-containing metalloprotein, with amino-acid sequence MFNATELLIENFLEQLRSAYQRTYGGWKSEYQEIIAWVGSMALENIANSDALYHNVEHTILVTLVGQEILRGKHIRDGGVSCDDWLHCMISLLCHDIGYIKGVCRRDRPGLYATGMGDTMISLPPGATDASLTPYHIDRGKLFIEERFGGHPLIDAEEIKRNIELTRFPVPNDSDHQDTINYPGLLRAADLIGQLSDVRYLQKINALFYEFEENGTNKHLGYHHPGDLRQGYPKFFWNVVYRYVENALTYLQLTQQGQQIIANLYANVFVIEHGPAVI
- the aroF gene encoding 3-deoxy-7-phosphoheptulonate synthase, which produces MLNAKLASKAHANHKSVIQLSDHVTVGGKDLLIVGGPCTVENLAQMEAVASRLLTAPIQALRGGVYKPRTSPYAFQGMGLEGLEILATVRQRYHLPVVTEVMAISQIEEIAAQADMLQIGSRNMQNYDLLKALGQAGKPILLKRGLSATIEEFVLAAEYILAHGNPNVVLCERGIRSFDTYTRNVLDLGAVAALRQITHLPIIVDPSHAAGKRELVADLARAAIACGADGLIIECHPEPEQSVSDARQALSLEEMAELVASLKPIAVAVGRGIAEMNTRPLVPVLAGMVGVK
- a CDS encoding glycosyl hydrolase family 57, yielding MPALSQAASLPLLPELIDGLPNISGWEAEVRSVVQHDRPIFLPTTNIHLQDVSAAFAIALHMHQPMIPAGPQGELISNLQYMFEHPYEGDNHNAGPFAYCYSRIADFMIDLVRQGCNPRIMLDYSGTLLWGLRQMGRGDILDNLKRITCDRTYHPYVEWLGTFWGHALASTTPIPDLKLHIQAWQHHFAAIFGWDALARVKGFSLPEMHLPNHPDTLFELVKALKEAGYRWLLLQADTVETTTGQPLSQLHLPHQLVARNAEGETVSITALIKTQGADNQLVGQMQPYQKARTLNPQLVGQVMIPPLVAQMGDGENSGIMMNEFPSTFRNAWYDMSAQNQGHFGVVGLTGTEYLELIEAAGCTPEDYPVCQAKGQHRIWQRVSEADTPKAIARAITELKREDSSFQVEGVSSAHALRWSQGNDPVLASMQKLSALFHQTLDPLLQAQSSNGEANPHTNPLSSALTQQPRYRQALLYNLLIQTSCFNYWGQGMWTDYARTLYSRGKESISSHF